The following proteins are co-located in the Flectobacillus major DSM 103 genome:
- a CDS encoding DNA-3-methyladenine glycosylase I, which yields MESQKIRCGWVNNDTLYQDYHDQEWGVPLHDDQKLFEFLILEGFQAGLSWYTVLKKRDHFRKVFDDFDVNKVAQYDTEKILALMQDTGIIRNRLKIEGTVINAQQFLKIQETFGSFDAYIWQFVEGKPLKNHWESLAQIPASTSISDAMSKDLKKRGFKFIGTTICYAFMQATGMVNDHVVSCYCH from the coding sequence ATGGAGTCGCAAAAAATAAGATGTGGGTGGGTCAATAATGACACCCTATACCAAGATTATCATGACCAAGAGTGGGGCGTTCCGTTGCATGACGACCAAAAACTATTCGAGTTTTTAATCCTCGAAGGCTTTCAGGCAGGACTTAGCTGGTACACCGTTTTGAAAAAAAGAGACCATTTTAGAAAGGTTTTTGATGATTTTGACGTTAATAAGGTAGCTCAATATGATACCGAAAAAATCTTGGCTCTGATGCAAGATACAGGTATTATTAGAAACCGCTTGAAAATTGAAGGAACTGTTATTAATGCTCAACAATTTTTGAAAATTCAAGAAACCTTTGGCAGTTTTGATGCGTATATATGGCAGTTTGTAGAAGGTAAACCGCTAAAAAACCATTGGGAAAGCCTTGCTCAAATACCAGCTAGTACATCTATTTCGGATGCCATGAGCAAAGACCTCAAAAAACGAGGCTTTAAGTTTATTGGAACTACTATTTGTTATGCTTTTATGCAAGCTACAGGCATGGTAAACGACCATGTTGTGAGTTGCTACTGTCATTGA
- a CDS encoding DUF4296 domain-containing protein, producing MRTRILLLIALLSACNSADKPQDLIPEDKMIKLLEEVHLAENQVNNLHMGSADSSLVVYKSLEKQIFKRYEIDTGSYRASFKYYVARPDKFKEMYEQVVKNLETRMNQEEKKKSKPVAKEPARIKRDSI from the coding sequence GTGAGAACAAGAATTCTTCTATTGATAGCCCTGCTGTCTGCCTGTAATTCGGCAGATAAGCCTCAAGATTTAATTCCAGAAGATAAAATGATTAAGCTTTTGGAAGAAGTACATTTGGCTGAGAACCAAGTTAATAACCTGCACATGGGCAGTGCCGACTCTTCGCTGGTGGTTTATAAAAGTCTGGAAAAACAGATTTTCAAACGCTATGAAATAGACACAGGTAGCTATCGAGCTAGCTTTAAATATTATGTGGCTCGGCCAGATAAGTTTAAAGAAATGTACGAGCAAGTGGTAAAAAACCTAGAGACTCGAATGAACCAAGAGGAAAAGAAAAAATCCAAGCCAGTTGCTAAAGAACCCGCTCGCATAAAACGAGATAGTATTTAG